In Panthera leo isolate Ple1 chromosome B3, P.leo_Ple1_pat1.1, whole genome shotgun sequence, a single genomic region encodes these proteins:
- the ANKRD34C gene encoding ankyrin repeat domain-containing protein 34C yields the protein MEEDTELRTDGNSLLKAVWLGRLRLTRLLLEGGAYINESNDKGETALMVACITKHVDQQSISKSKMVKYLLDNRADPNIQDKSGKTALIHACIRRAGGEVVSLLLENGADPSLEDRTGASALVYAIHADDKDALRHLLDACKAKGKEVIIITTDKSSAGAQTAKRYLNVPPSPKVEDRQSPPLCASPSDVELKAPGPGAPPSEREDDFFSVQTGHPSGCHTAKALNEPGSPTGKVGNLKRARLPQLKRLQSEPWGLIAPSVLAANVRQDDAHGAGTDSEVIKSISDVSFPKRGPLSRASSIDGKDPALFPTFTEQILKIPASPAPASWKAAYDKGQASHPRVARRGTLPVEQEKAGVSPSVSRKRLENDPYDFDLQPGADQLNPVSLESGKGPLERKRLNGSHVALFHGSRESLDVAPSTSPSSARPRPPPLLERRGSGTLLLDRISHTRPGFLPPLNVNLNPPIPDIRPGGKPSSPLAGGLKSMLPVAPSSPKRADSRSQKKLLRRHSMQVEHVKQLSGFEEITA from the coding sequence ATGGAGGAGGACACTGAACTGAGAACCGACGGAAACTCACTCTTAAAGGCTGTGTGGCTGGGGAGGCTCAGGCTGACCAGACTCCTCCTGGAAGGGGGCGCTTACATCAACGAGAGCAATGACAAAGGCGAGACGGCTCTCATGGTGGCCTGCATCACCAAGCACGTGGACCAGCAGAGCATCAGCAAGTCCAAGATGGTCAAGTACCTGCTGGACAACAGGGCGGACCCCAATATCCAGGACAAGTCTGGCAAGACGGCCCTCATCCACGCCTGCATCAGGAGGGCCGGAGGAGAGGTGGTCTCCCTGCTCCTGGAGAACGGCGCGGACCCCAGCCTCGAGGACCGCACGGGGGCTTCGGCTCTGGTTTACGCGATACACGCGGATGACAAAGACGCCCTGAGACATCTCCTCGACGCCTGCAAAGCCAAAGGGAAGGAGGTGATTATCATCACGACAGATAAGTCATCAGCGGGCGCCCAAACCGCCAAGCGGTACCTTAACGTCCCTCCGTCACCCAAAGTGGAAGACAGACAGTCACCTCCACTGTGCGCGTCTCCCTCGGACGTCGAACTGAAGGCTCCGGGCCCGGGCGCTCCGCCCAGCGAGCGGGAGGACGACTTCTTCAGCGTCCAAACGGGGCATCCGAGTGGTTGCCACACCGCCAAGGCTCTCAACGAGCCTGGGTCACCCACCGGGAAAGTTGGGAACCTCAAGAGAGCCCGCCTGCCCCAGCTGAAGAGGCTCCAGTCCGAACCCTGGGGCCTGATTGCGCCGTCCGTGCTGGCTGCTAACGTGCGTCAGGACGACGCCCACGGCGCGGGCACAGACAGTGAGGTCATCAAGAGCATTAGCGACGTGTCCTTCCCCAAAAGGGGGCCGCTCTCCAGAGCCAGCAGTATCGACGGCAAAGACCCCGCCCTGTTCCCCACATTCACAGAGCAGATTCTGAAGATCCCAGCCTCGCCGGCACCCGCATCCTGGAAGGCCGCCTACGACAAGGGCCAGGCGTCCCACCCTCGTGTGGCCAGAAGAGGGACTCTCCCTGTGGAGCAGGAGAAGGCTGGAGTCAGTCCATCAGTGTCCCGCAAGCGGCTGGAAAACGACCCGTACGATTTCGATCTGCAGCCAGGGGCTGACCAGCTCAATCCCGTCTCCCTGGAGTCGGGCAAAGGGCCCCTCGAGAGGAAGAGGCTGAACGGCTCCCACGTGGCTCTCTTCCACGGCTCCCGTGAGTCCCTGGACGTGGCGCCCAGCACCTCCCCCAGCTCGGCGCGCCCCAGGCCACCGCCTCTTCTGGAAAGGCGAGGTTCTGGGACTCTGCTGCTGGACCGCATCTCGCACACCAGGCCCGGCTTCCTTCCCCCTTTAAACGTAAATCTGAACCCACCCATCCCAGATATCAGGCCCGGCGGCAAACCTTCTTCTCCACTTGCCGGCGGCCTGAAATCCATGCTGCCCGTGGCTCCCAGCTCACCGAAGAGAGCTGACTCGAGGAGTCAAAAGAAACTACTCCGGAGGCACTCCATGCAGGTCGAGCATGTGAAACAGCTGTCTGGCTTTGAGGAGATCACGGCCTAG